A genome region from Eremothecium gossypii ATCC 10895 chromosome VII, complete sequence includes the following:
- the ADY4 gene encoding Ady4p (Syntenic homolog of Saccharomyces cerevisiae YLR227C (ADY4)) yields MTMPRFQEIDRTEVTKRINDTMVYIPDTEFEPKYLVRRISSSKYEVDHIIMIKSILVYLDMCDSHYGSAFQGFRWLLQFIHELRKHSQFLKSQIVNSLYYERSISLYALRALLRETAAHRKPKEHLTRGRSSRLDLIEGLLTNILECTFSYDMTYRTADDLYVMSQLFFVFGEAYESMAVLAGTVTGFQHGHSIDCGIRPNGQHLLSMVRKYILAATLSLQGDRQTVLLSLRKILMGMLFLGGVSIAHLNFFHEVLEHFSASLPRQNGKLIQEFASTNPVMTDSSFGLIRQILAVWSRTKLKDSRCPIVLVKSSGELVLVEKVSGYEPSKGETNSCSLFIANLRMKATNKLRSAEVDMGDVPPPASFGLIKFWEQCYLEHKGPLPKNLAQLLNAL; encoded by the coding sequence ATGACGATGCCGAGGTTCCAGGAGATCGACCGGACGGAGGTCACCAAGCGCATCAATGACACGATGGTCTACATACCGGACACCGAATTCGAGCCCAAGTACCTCGTGCGGCGAATATCATCGTCCAAGTACGAGGTGGACCACATTATCATGATCAAGAGCATTTTGGTGTACCTAGATATGTGCGACAGCCACTACGGATCGGCGTTCCAGGGCTTCCGGTGGCTACTCCAGTTCATCCACGAACTCCGCAAACACTCGCAGTTCTTGAAGTCGCAGATTGTTAACTCGCTATACTACGAACGTTCTATTTCACTATATGCATTGCGGGCACTTTTGCGCGAGACGGCGGCGCATCGCAAGCCAAAAGAGCATCTTACGCGCGGCCGAAGCAGTCGATTGGACCTCATTGAGGGGCTCCTCACGAATATCTTGGAGTGCACGTTTTCATACGATATGACATACCGGACTGCTGACGACTTGTATGTGATGAGCCAGCTCTTCTTTGTGTTCGGGGAGGCCTATGAGAGCATGGCAGTACTTGCGGGGACGGTGACTGGGTTCCAGCATGGGCATAGCATAGATTGTGGCATCCGTCCCAATGGGCAGCACTTGCTTTCCATGGTCCGCAAGTACATTCTTGCAGCGACACTCTCGCTGCAGGGGGACCGGCAGACGGTGTTGTTGAGTCTTCGTAAGATATTGATGGGCATGTTGTTCCTCGGAGGTGTGAGCATAGCGCATTTAAACTTCTTCCACGAGGTCTTGGAGCATTTCTCTGCTTCGCTGCCAAGACAGAATGGGAAGCTGATTCAGGAATTCGCTTCGACAAATCCTGTAATGACCGATAGTAGCTTTGGCCTTATACGGCAAATTTTAGCTGTGTGGTCACGTACAAAACTCAAGGATTCCCGCTGCCCAATAGTACTCGTAAAATCTTCTGGAGAGCTTGTCCTGGTGGAAAAGGTTTCTGGCTATGAGCCTTCGAAGGGCGAAACGAATTCATGTAGTTTGTTCATTGCAAATTTAAGAATGAAGGCAACTAATAAGTTAAGGTCGGCTGAGGTTGATATGGGGGATGTGCCGCCTCCAGCAAGCTTTGGATTGATAAAGTTCTGGGAGCAATGTTATTTGGAACATAAGGGGCCTTTACCCAAAAATCTAGCTCAGTTATTAAATGCACTATGA
- the SPR28 gene encoding septin SPR28 (Syntenic homolog of Saccharomyces cerevisiae YDR218C (SPR28)) — translation MTSQESRHNYQVLNAEEIRRRKNAKRGIQFCIMVIGETGSGKTTFLNNLCNRQIFVEDEPIDPSKAHMNPGLEIFTHQVQLHEENSTPVSLDIVLAPGLGDNIDNSRIPGQVVKYLETQFDAVLKEEIRIKRNTRITDTRPHACLYFIRATSRGLREFDTQLMKELCTKVNIIPIISKADLYTEQELILNKKLIMRDIKANNIKIYDFANDKLEDTLVPIDDLSTNGSNYDNMSDGGHSFGRAGFEDGAYTSEVNTSTRIQDMLPFAIVSSNKKKQYPNGEVYHVREYPWGEVRIEDRLHSDFIYLKSILLGSHLQDFKDTTHDVLYENYRTEKLMSRNEAASSEAAAESTVMTFTLGDDGSCGNNTIGNMNSISMNHGSSYVSLGGKNPYHDDEEHETIAFNSPLNNGNHEDSHVATSRTNSRPQSSAFASDYTGGQEDYLQNQIQKGRPQAYNAELDYVPQEKGIII, via the coding sequence ATGACTTCACAAGAATCGAGACACAACTATCAGGTGTTGAATGCAGAAGAGATTCGTAGGCGTAAGAATGCGAAGAGAGGTATCCAATTTTGCATTATGGTTATTGGAGAGACTGGAAGTGGTAAGACTACTTTCCTAAACAATTTGTGTAACAGACAAATCTTTGTTGAGGACGAACCTATAGATCCAAGCAAGGCTCATATGAACCCCGGACTAGAGATCTTCACCCATCAGGTACAACTACATGAGGAAAACTCCACACCTGTCAGCTTGGACATTGTATTGGCTCCCGGGTTGGGGGACAATATTGACAACTCCAGAATTCCTGGCCAGGTCGTGAAGTATTTGGAAACACAATTTGATGCCGTTTTGAAGGAGGAAATCAGGATTAAGAGAAACACTAGGATAACTGACACAAGACCACATGCTTGTTTATACTTCATCAGAGCCACTTCCAGAGGGCTAAGAGAATTTGACACCCAGTTGATGAAGGAACTATGTACCAAAGTGAACATAATCCCCATTATCAGTAAAGCCGACTTATACACGGAGCAGGAGCTCATCTTAAACAAGAAACTAATTATGAGAGACATCAAGGCTAACAACATCAAGATATATGATTTTGCGAATGATAAGCTTGAAGACACCTTGGTGCCAATTGATGACTTGTCCACCAATGGCAGTAATTATGACAATATGAGCGATGGCGGGCACAGCTTTGGCCGGGCTGGATTTGAAGATGGAGCCTATACTAGTGAAGTGAACACTAGCACCAGGATCCAAGATATGCTTCCATTTGCTATTGTCAGCAGTaacaagaagaagcagTATCCAAATGGCGAGGTGTATCATGTGAGAGAGTACCCATGGGGAGAAGTGAGAATAGAAGACCGCCTCCATTCCGACTTTATTTACTTAAAGAGTATTCTATTGGGTTCACACCTACAAGACTTCAAGGATACGACACATGATGTTTTGTATGAGAACTACAGAACTGAGAAGTTGATGTCTAGGAACGAGGCTGCTTCTTCTGAAGCCGCTGCTGAGTCCACAGTAATGACCTTTACTTTGGGGGATGATGGGTCATGCGGCAATAATACAATTGGAAATATGAACTCCATCAGTATGAACCATGGGTCCAGTTATGTCTCGCTCGGAGGGAAGAACCCCTACCACGATGACGAAGAACATGAGACGATTGCTTTCAACAGCCCGCTTAACAATGGCAACCACGAGGATAGCCACGTCGCCACTAGCCGCACTAACAGTAGACCTCAATCGAGCGCTTTCGCAAGTGACTACACTGGAGGACAGGAAGATTACCTACAGAATCAAATTCAAAAGGGCAGACCCCAAGCCTACAATGCAGAGTTGGATTATGTGCCTCAGGAAAAGGGAATCATCATTTAA
- the BUR2 gene encoding Bur2p (Syntenic homolog of Saccharomyces cerevisiae YLR226W (BUR2)) produces MAEPDVSDTNTALKKSGEPGMELENNKATSGAVVTEAGFNTRKLWPDLIKLPSNRWVYSCKEIVDRLGTDPKAAQLTKKKMEKCLMYFYMIKKNLRLFDHTYTAACILFFRYWYIYELPQSLQDCIHLSQAILATACKAMENNRPLDMYVKATCEFMMKDLAQQQRGRQNMDKLKWDVRDKLVRYEKQLLCQFGFDLDLQNPKELIEEIFSGFYRFNRDNIMDEEFKKLFPKILAEARNFIIQAGTQPVSLLCDGYTFTALALLFAGLQYKRSTAPNFRFPRHFFQERFPIRITGPMIVNLFTDYRILEDNFFDLKSNKGDKLEVTNEEVQSLIDEEPTDETVPNPYDYELIKDGVCSQEFLDHTESKLKELTEKIISESLKKRPVIDDNTPKDDTKRVKM; encoded by the coding sequence ATGGCTGAACCGGATGTGAGCGATACCAATACTGCATTAAAAAAAAGTGGGGAACCTGGGATGGAACTAGAAAATAATAAGGCGACCAGTGGGGCGGTGGTTACCGAAGCAGGGTTTAATACACGCAAATTATGGCCTGACCTGATAAAACTGCCATCCAACAGGTGGGTGTACTCATGCAAGGAGATAGTGGACCGGCTGGGCACCGATCCGAAGGCTGCGCAGCTGACGAAGAAGAAAATGGAGAAGTGCCTGATGTACTTTTACATGATCAAGAAGAACCTGCGGCTGTTCGACCACACATACACGGCAGCGTGCATTCTGTTCTTTCGGTACTGGTACATATACGAGCTGCCACAGTCGCTGCAAGACTGCATTCATCTCTCGCAGGCCATTCTGGCCACAGCGTGCAAGGCAATGGAGAACAACAGACCACTAGATATGTACGTGAAGGCCACCTGCGAGTTCATGATGAAGGATCTggcacagcagcagcgcgggcggcagaATATGGATAAGCTCAAGTGGGATGTGCGTGACAAGCTGGTGAGGTACGAGAAACAGCTTCTGTGCCAGTTTGGATTCGATCTAGACCTCCAGAACCCAAAAGAGCTGATCGAAGAAATATTTAGCGGTTTCTATCGGTTCAATCGTGATAACATAATGGACGAGGAGTTCAAGAAGCTGTTCCCAAAGATCCTAGCTGAGGCGCGAAACTTCATTATCCAGGCCGGCACGCAGCCAGTTTCACTCCTCTGCGACGGATACACTTTCACAGCACTGGCACTGCTGTTTGCTGGCTTGCAGTACAAACGGAGTACAGCCCCTAACTTCCGATTCCCTCGACATTTCTTCCAAGAGCGATTTCCTATTCGCATCACAGGTCCCATGATAGTGAATCTATTCACTGATTATAGGATACTGGAGGACAATTTCTTTGACCTCAAGAGCAACAAGGGCGATAAGCTAGAAGTCACCAACGAAGAGGTGCAAAGCCTAATAGACGAGGAACCCACCGATGAAACAGTTCCTAACCCCTACGACTACGAGCTCATCAAGGACGGCGTATGCTCACAAGAGTTTTTGGACCACACAGAAAGTAAATTGAAGGAACTTACAGAGAAAATTATTAGTGAAAGTCTGAAGAAAAGGCCAGTAATAGACGACAATACTCCCAAGGACGATACGAAAAGGGTGAAAATGTGA
- the MFB1 gene encoding Mfb1p (Syntenic homolog of Saccharomyces cerevisiae YDR219C (MFB1)), whose amino-acid sequence MGELTSLEQLPLNIILQILTYLNIQDLQNVSRTCRTLRVLCNESIAYNRYLIEWTADSWRKRRLMYSFLAICNSRRNILRMMTNYSLTMAEALGYVHDRVRLGYSDLVYILDRSRQGLFKLGTEIEADSAKEAHTAGDNESSELPDTTMTELLGDQLENENTDISFAMASGIEPGDQEDADEYDYFTCPQSPGSALGVRVNAFEPRSKKRARGDDDGMTYLKILQGFHKVSSNTCGTQRQSLFDAAHDEVPVKQNDENCSDTDATPTKPYTGYAHRPRRCSSNANETSLSGPCSHELLSGESFHYSPHSSHGDSVSSIFSDTPRLSDPCNSRGWTMGFELDHISDGNFSGSDSSSSDEYIKQLQTSMKVREKAVLFEKLIAKGTEKAITKKCPAESADARRKISQSYLEELHRCNTASTLPSPDEIIANSKDWDRYGSPFFLDLWEAGKTSSRKHSLDASRRNAPQRRQLKAFVTDGNRICYERL is encoded by the coding sequence ATGGGGGAACTGACTTCGCTAGAACAGCTTCCGTTGAATATCATACTCCAGATTCTCACATATTTGAACATCCAGGACCTGCAGAATGTGTCACGGACGTGCCGCACTCTCCGCGTGCTTTGCAACGAAAGTATTGCGTACAACCGCTACTTGATAGAGTGGACGGCCGATAGCTGGCGGAAGCGCAGGCTAATGTACAGCTTCCTAGCGATATGCAATAGCAGGCGCAACATACTACGGATGATGACCAACTACAGTCTCACCATGGCAGAGGCGCTCGGCTACGTGCACGACCGTGTAAGGCTAGGATACAGCGACCTGGTTTACATTCTAGACCGGTCTCGCCAGGGACTCTTCAAACTGGGGACAGAAATAGAGGCGGATAGTGCAAAGGAGGCGCATACTGCAGGCGATAATGAGTCTTCTGAGCTGCCCGACACAACTATGACAGAGCTGCTGGGGGATCAGCTGGAAAACGAAAATACGGATATCAGCTTTGCGATGGCGTCTGGGATAGAGCCTGGCGACCAGGAAGACGCGGACGAGTACGACTACTTCACTTGTCCACAGAGTCCAGGTTCTGCCTTGGGGGTTCGTGTGAATGCATTTGAACCCCGGAGTAAAAAAAGGGCTCGCGGCGATGACGATGGCATGACCTACCTAAAGATACTTCAAGGCTTTCACAAGGTTTCTTCGAATACGTGCGGAACACAGCGACAGTCGCTGTTCGACGCAGCGCACGACGAGGTACCCGTGAAGCAGAACGACGAAAACTGTTCCGATACTGATGCAACGCCAACGAAGCCTTACACTGGCTATGCTCATCGCCCCCGTCGTTGCTCATCCAACGCCAACGAAACCTCACTTAGCGGGCCCTGCTCGCACGAGCTATTATCTGGGGAGTCTTTTCACTATTCGCCCCACTCATCTCATGGCGATTCAGTAAGCTCCATATTCTCGGACACACCTCGGCTGTCTGACCCCTGCAACTCGCGTGGCTGGACGATGGGCTTCGAGCTCGACCACATTTCAGACGGGAACTTCAGCGGCTCGGACTCCTCCAGCTCGGATGAGTACATCAAACAACTCCAGACCTCCATGAAGGTGCGCGAAAAAGCCGTTCTCTTCGAGAAGTTAATAGCCAAGGGCACCGAGAAGGCGATCACCAAGAAATGCCCTGCAGAATCCGCGGATGCCAGAAGAAAAATATCCCAGTCCTATCTGGAGGAACTACATCGTTGCAACACCGCCTCTACTCTGCCTTCTCCAGATGAGATAATCGCTAATAGTAAGGATTGGGACAGGTATGGGAGCCCATTTTTCTTGGATCTCTGGGAAGCAGGAAAGACATCTTCTCGGAAACACTCGCTTGACGCAAGCCGCCGCAACGCTCCTCAAAGAAGGCAACTAAAAGCTTTTGTCACTGACGGCAACAGAATATGCTACGAGAGACTATGA
- the GTB1 gene encoding Gtb1p (Syntenic homolog of Saccharomyces cerevisiae YDR221W (GTB1)) — protein sequence MHGVSWKVFWFIPLVAIVWDASVVRAHNVRGVAPEDQHLYQGLAHNQTQWTCLNDSSIVLSVNQINDDYCDCPDGSDEPGTGACGSRSRFFCRNEGFIPRYIAGYKVEDGLCDCCDCSDEVSPEPHLRGATCSELAREYDSLLAQELATYEQGRDALVQMRQHYGVDSITSESTAERANKLAEELSAVVREIEQQKDTLANVLKLYESKLAQDNPTASKFNKLDIKYVTDAVGEVFANSERLARAHKELRHILDTLVTTYNPKLRDNFVNRNMEKYIDYSDTETGRNRYEPRLVTMQGSQLREYFGSELEELFLDGKATATPIKDVIPKFHVARGMVLTKISDKDNILAAVAHLRGIMDEISAKYNVNFQDSGVIAAVRDYRRYQERYPTQSLDYEIPARLVEELDTIGRFVVTETENLEKPDSLGGLWGHLSNIRDYIAPSSSYSGLKTQIASLEQTLKNLGQKRDSLERQWKSAKQEMESQHTYTHEELLLKDTEQLLQKLDDFCISSKFDEYTYHICFNPDTGRILQVQDRDRSVVLVGHFKDFKLVSQRARDAYINQLQTRATDVDLIGHLSNYSPGAGHDLLLGNLPDIHNGLLLSYGNGHKCWNGPYRSAEVFVLCGPEYKLTAVHEPSTCQYLFELSGPLGCALDFAYSKPT from the coding sequence ATGCATGGGGTCAGCTGGAAGGTATTTTGGTTCATTCCGCTTGTGGCAATCGTCTGGGATGCATCCGTTGTCCGTGCCCATAACGTAAGGGGCGTGGCACCTGAAGATCAGCATTTATACCAAGGACTTGCGCATAACCAGACTCAGTGGACATGTCTAAATGACAGCTCAATTGTACTCAGCGTGAACCAGATTAACGACGATTACTGCGACTGTCCGGACGGCTCCGATGAGCCCGGTACTGGAGCATGTGGTAGTCGTTCCCGCTTCTTTTGCCGGAATGAAGGGTTTATTCCCCGGTATATTGCAGGCTACAAGGTTGAGGATGGATTGTGTGACTGCTGTGATTGCTCGGACGAAGTATCGCCCGAGCCACATCTACGGGGAGCGACCTGCAGCGAACTAGCGCGAGAATATGACTCTCTTTTGGCACAGGAACTGGCTACATACGAACAGGGCCGTGACGCCCTAGTGCAAATGCGTCAACATTACGGAGTTGATAGCATCACTTCGGAGTCCACAGCTGAGAGGGCGAACAAGCTGGCGGAAGAACTGTCTGCTGTGGTACGGGAAATTGAACAGCAGAAAGACACGCTTGCCAACGTATTAAAACTCTACGAATCTAAATTGGCGCAGGATAACCCAACTGCGAGCAAATTCAACAAGCTGGATATCAAATATGTGACAGACGCGGTTGGTGAGGTTTTCGCTAACTCTGAGCGTCTTGCTAGGGCCCATAAGGAACTACGCCACATACTAGACACCCTGGTTACGACATACAATCCTAAGTTGCGGGACAATTTCGTGAACAGAAATATGGAAAAATACATTGACTACTCAGATACCGAAACCGGGAGGAATAGATACGAGCCCCGGCTCGTCACCATGCAGGGCAGCCAACTACGGGAGTACTTTGGCTCTGAGTTGGAAGAATTATTCCTTGATGGGAAGGCCACCGCTACCCCCATCAAGGACGTAATCCCCAAGTTCCATGTTGCACGTGGCATGGTCTTAACCAAGATCAGCGATAAAGACAATATTCTGGCGGCAGTGGCTCATCTGCGCGGGATCATGGATGAGATTAGTGCGAAGTACAATGTCAACTTTCAGGACTCTGGCGTGATAGCTGCTGTCAGGGACTACAGGCGCTACCAGGAGAGGTACCCTACTCAATCGTTGGACTACGAAATACCTGCTCGTTTGGTCGAGGAGCTAGACACCATTGGCAGGTTTGTGGTTACTGAAACGGAGAACCTCGAGAAGCCAGACAGCCTGGGTGGTTTGTGGGGCCACTTAAGCAACATCAGAGACTACATCGCTCCATCTAGCAGCTACAGCGGCCTCAAAACCCAAATTGCATCACTTGAACAGACGCTCAAGAACCTAGGCCAAAAACGCGACAGCCTCGAGCGCCAGTGGAAGTCTGCAAAACAGGAGATGGAGTCCCAGCACACCTACACCCACGAAGAGCTGCTCTTGAAGGACACGGAGCAGCTTTTGCAAAAACTCGACGACTTCTGCATCTCCAGCAAGTTTGACGAGTACACGTACCACATTTGCTTCAACCCGGACACTGGCCGCATCCTCCAGGTACAGGACCGCGACCGCTCAGTGGTACTGGTGGGCCACTTCAAGGACTTCAAGCTCGTCAGCCAGCGTGCACGCGATGCCTACATCAACCAGCTGCAGACTCGGGCTACCGACGTGGACCTCATCGGTCACCTGAGCAACTACTCCCCGGGCGCTGGTCATGACCTGCTGCTCGGAAACCTCCCAGATATCCACAACGGCCTTCTACTTTCCTATGGCAACGGCCACAAGTGCTGGAATGGCCCCTACCGGTCGGCAGAGGTGTTCGTGCTCTGCGGACCCGAGTACAAGCTCACTGCTGTCCACGAACCCTCTACATGCCAGTACCTCTTTGAGCTCAGTGGGCCACTTGGCTGCGCCTTGGACTTTGCCTACAGCAAACCCACCTAG
- a CDS encoding AGR179Wp (Syntenic homolog of Saccharomyces cerevisiae YLR223C (IFH1) and YDR223W (CRF1)), protein MAAGKSPRKTTRPPSEAAAQALGTLPQRLKQVQLNPRPRRFSLLYSSDDSSLSDLSDVEGQRRREKYKNPSRNSARGRRNLDNSEGKHGRLIGDSAIGSSSDSTESSEGTGMQDNESEDDGEGDDSSSMSSSDDDIDFVRLTAERKKKTLQVLNAMKMGRTPSKMPKGSASLKTGGKTVPRTSRGKSEAPFSADVERNSSDNDATGLAFSFKEGDGIQLDSSKLMHALSHEGTDEDLGEEVGDTTVVRKGKFPSFTNNARVDQLNVPRPSETEESEYEFDQDVYFRTIEDDHEASAGVDTGLETGDDDMVILDEEEQNMMQELANDDNLSFDGSIHEDGEDPVDHDAEQKNSAEPLTAQKEEKEEDEYDDEIMSDFDMPFYEDPKFANLYYYDGSDQPLCLSTSLPLILNEEKRKKQDVKRSRHSERKERLKRSKSLKREHSATPDLGSEDYTFGLFFNSEADNKGAANTGIETALRRLSTTALDYSEHSSDDDEYENILLDIAHMPTDDDSGGGGDVDMELADGGSDTDGQLDRDEDTSITNVFIDIDDLDPDAFYFHYGSSSERGSSDYSDNEKGPRKYSFTPPEGSTDAVLYVDNESTDEDDTLPPPNSRNRKIGTKAKEVVSASTVGLKPPKLGTWKTDAKPFSIIDGLSTKSLLPLIHEQQLLHAHDAPCQQGCGCLPAGSASDVDTGIEQEELTLKELLNMSELDDEEGQVSISGWYDNKPKVPLSAFRNKGVNMYQDEEYTLPIFSARKFPIGYVGSERTRRKIDKMKELQKKNDERRRKLRKRKKLLRLKRKQAMLAKQQALNGDELESLNMNNSRVPTPASEPLTEQVVDANSFLSDPILAQDQTALALPSHHRRNSTKPMDLESINNLLARDSDDLVAGNDDGLTICAGDADMLASLTAPITYDENDHPASGAALRRRQSIAEAAAGNLRFTKNGLFSESALADLDEIIGHTNGNGRIIELDEVLN, encoded by the coding sequence ATGGCCGCAGGTAAAAGTCCGCGAAAGACCACGCGGCCGCCTAGCGAggcggccgcgcaggcgctggGTACTTTACCGCAGCGACTGAAACAGGTACAGCTGAATCCACGCCCGCGGCGGTTTAGTCTGCTATACTCCAGCGACGACTCGTCGCTGTCAGACCTATCGGACGTGGAGGGCCAACGGCGCCGCGAGAAATACAAGAACCCCTCGCGAAATAGCGCACGGGGGCGCCGAAATCTAGATAATAGTGAGGGCAAGCACGGGAGGCTTATAGGTGACAGCGCGATAGGATCTAGTTCAGATAGCACGGAATCCTCCGAGGGAACAGGTATGCAGGACAACGAAAGCGAGGATGATGGTGAAGGTGACGATTCCAGTTCAATGAGCAGTTCTGATGATGACATAGACTTTGTGCGTCTGACTGCAGAACGAAAGAAGAAGACGTTGCAGGTGCTGAACGCAATGAAAATGGGGCGGACACCCAGCAAGATGCCCAAGGGCTCGGCATCCTTAAAAACCGGGGGGAAAACAGTTCCCAGAACTTCGAGAGGCAAGTCGGAGGCTCCTTTTTCTGCAGACGTGGAGAGAAACTCGTCTGACAATGATGCAACCGGCCTCGCATTTAGCTTTAAAGAGGGAGATGGAATACAACTGGATTCCAGCAAACTTATGCATGCTTTGTCACACGAGGGAACGGATGAAGATCTTGGAGAAGAAGTGGGAGATACTACGGTTGTAAGGAAAGGTAAGTTCCCATCATTCACCAACAACGCTCGTGTTGATCAATTAAACGTGCCACGTCCCTCTGAAACTGAGGAGTCGGAGTACGAATTCGATCAAGATGTCTACTTCAGGACAATCGAGGATGATCATGAGGCTTCAGCAGGTGTTGATACGGGTCTAGAGACAGGTGATGATGATATGGTTATCCTTGATGAAGAGGAACAAAACATGATGCAAGAATTAGCTAATGATGACAATCTTTCTTTTGATGGCAGTATACACGAAGATGGTGAAGATCCAGTTGATCATGATGCCGAACAGAAAAATTCCGCAGAGCCCCTGACGGCACAAAAGGAGGAGAAAGAGGAGGATGAATACGATGATGAGATTATGAGCGATTTTGACATGCCTTTTTATGAAGACCCTAAGTTTGCTAATTTGTACTACTATGATGGCAGTGACCAGCCACTGTGCTTAAGCACATCTCTACCGCTAATCTTGAATGAGGAAAAACGGAAAAAACAAGACGTCAAAAGATCAAGGCACTCTGAGAGAAAGGAAAGGCTCAAGCGCTCCAAAAGTCTCAAAAGGGAGCATTCTGCGACACCGGATCTTGGATCAGAGGATTACACATTCGGTCTATTTTTTAATTCGGAGGCGGACAATAAAGGAGCTGCAAATACAGGTATAGAGACAGCTTTGCGGAGGTTGAGCACCACTGCACTAGATTACAGCGAGCATTCATCAGACGATGACGAATATGAAAACATTTTGCTCGACATCGCACATATGCCAACGGACGATGACAGTGGAGGGGGCGGTGATGTTGATATGGAATTAGCGGATGGGGGAAGTGATACGGATGGCCAGCTGGACAGAGACGAAGATACGAGCATTACCAATGTATTCATTGATATTGATGATCTGGATCCGGACGCCTTTTACTTCCATTATGGCTCTTCTTCCGAAAGGGGGAGCAGTGATTACAGTGACAACGAAAAAGGTCCCCGTAAGTACTCTTTCACCCCACCAGAAGGCTCTACAGATGCTGTGCTTTATGTTGATAACGAGTCTACTGATGAAGATGACACTCTACCCCCACCCAATTCTCGTAATAGGAAAATCGGGACCAAGGCTAAGGAAGTAGTTAGTGCTAGCACCGTCGGATTGAAACCACCAAAACTGGGTACCTGGAAGACAGATGCAAAGCCATTTAGTATTATCGATGGCCTTTCGACGAAATCGCTGTTACCACTTATACATGAACAACAACTTCTTCACGCTCACGATGCACCATGTCAGCAGGGCTGCGGGTGCCTACCTGCCGGCTCTGCTAGTGACGTCGACACAGGTATTGAGCAAGAAGAACTCACCTTGAAAGAGCTTTTGAATATGAGTGAATTGGATGACGAGGAGGGCCAGGTATCCATTTCAGGCTGGTATGACAACAAGCCCAAAGTTCCTCTATCTGCCTTCAGGAACAAGGGTGTTAATATGTATCAGGATGAGGAATATACATTGCCGATTTTCTCAGCTAGGAAGTTCCCGATAGGTTATGTTGGGAGTGAGCGTACTCGTCGGAAGATTGATAAAATGAAGGAGCTCCAGAAGAAAAATGATGAGCGCAGACGTAAGCTACGGAAAAGAAAGAAGTTATTAAGACTGAAACGCAAGCAAGCGATGCTAGCGAAACAGCAGGCGCTAAATGGAGACGAACTGGAGTCCCTAAATATGAATAACAGCAGAGTTCCAACACCAGCCAGCGAACCACTTACCGAGCAGGTTGTCGACGCTAACTCTTTTCTCAGTGATCCAATCCTGGCCCAGGATCAAACTGCATTAGCTTTGCCCTCACATCATCGGAGAAATTCCACTAAACCTATGGACTTAGAAAGTATCAACAATTTACTGGCGCGCGATAGCGACGATCTTGTCGCAGGTAATGATGACGGCCTGACCATCTGTGCAGGTGACGCTGACATGCTAGCGTCGCTGACAGCGCCAATTACATATGATGAAAATGACCACCCAGCCTCAGGCGCAGCGCTAAGACGGCGGCAGTCCATCGCAGaggcagctgcaggaaaCTTGCGCTTTACGAAAAACGGTTTGTTTAGTGAGAGTGCCCTCGCTGACTTAGACGAGATCATAGGTCACACTAACGGTAACGGACGTATTATAGAGTTAGATGAGGTTCTTAATTGA